A window from Anoplolepis gracilipes chromosome 15, ASM4749672v1, whole genome shotgun sequence encodes these proteins:
- the LOC140674262 gene encoding uncharacterized protein encodes MKSRSMKRSLLRLLILILTTMDQMMLLFAAHHGGHHHRMSKRIHLSSAREATMRFLCREPQSRAYNLRDLVQSMNPSESANQPVYIVLKRCDSHSGCCISPDLSCTPVQSSIYYDEMEVEVWSLMTNSTRRAWIRVEQHGRCTCEISNATERLRTDIQLPSIQIL; translated from the coding sequence ATGAAAAGCAGGTCGATGAAGAGATCATTGCTAAGGCTCTTAATTTTGATCCTGACGACGATGGATCAGATGATGCTTCTTTTTGCGGCTCATCACGGCGGTCACCATCATCGGATGTCGAAGAGGATCCACCTGTCGAGCGCGAGGGAGGCCACTATGAGATTCCTTTGCAGGGAACCCCAGTCGAGGGCCTACAATCTGAGAGATCTGGTGCAGAGTATGAATCCAAGCGAGAGCGCGAATCAGCCGGTGTACATCGTGTTAAAGAGATGCGACAGTCACTCTGGTTGCTGCATCAGTCCTGATCTCAGTTGCACGCCGGTGCAATCGTCCATCTATTACGACGAGATGGAAGTCGAGGTTTGGAGTCTGATGACGAATAGCACGAGGAGGGCGTGGATTAGAGTCGAACAGCACGGCAGGTGTACTTGCGAGATCAGTAATGCCACTGAAAGACTCAGGACAGACATTCAACTACCCAGCATACAGATTCTATGA